In Nakamurella antarctica, the following are encoded in one genomic region:
- a CDS encoding YceD family protein translates to MTTTQPDPTSPWVYNTRDMGRRAGTMKTLKMSLVTPDSMGIPVLAIPAGEQVALNLRFETVLEGVMVSGTAISRAKGECARCLTDIDIPVGADLRELYAYPNSLTAQTTEEDEIPLLVDELIDLEPLVRDEIVVQMPLAPLCRPDCPGLCSVCGERLDVVEPDHNHEILDPRWAALQAQFGASSEAIHSEEN, encoded by the coding sequence ATGACGACCACGCAGCCTGACCCGACCTCGCCTTGGGTGTACAACACCCGAGACATGGGGCGTCGCGCGGGCACCATGAAAACCCTCAAAATGAGCTTGGTCACGCCAGATTCGATGGGTATTCCGGTTTTGGCCATTCCGGCCGGTGAACAGGTCGCACTGAATCTGCGATTTGAGACCGTTCTCGAAGGTGTAATGGTGTCCGGCACCGCGATCAGCCGAGCCAAGGGGGAGTGCGCTCGGTGTTTAACCGATATCGATATCCCTGTTGGCGCTGATCTGCGAGAGCTGTATGCCTACCCAAATTCCCTGACGGCTCAGACGACGGAGGAGGATGAAATTCCTCTGCTGGTGGATGAGCTGATCGATCTCGAGCCGCTGGTGAGAGATGAAATTGTGGTGCAGATGCCGCTGGCTCCGCTGTGCCGCCCAGACTGCCCAGGCCTGTGTTCGGTCTGCGGTGAGCGGTTGGATGTTGTAGAACCCGACCATAACCATGAAATACTTGATCCTCGCTGGGCTGCATTGCAGGCTCAGTTCGGCGCGAGTAGCGAAGCAATACATTCAGAGGAGAATTAA
- the rpmF gene encoding 50S ribosomal protein L32, whose product MAVPKRRTSRANTHARRSQWKTTVPTLATCSNRACGELKPPHTACPTCGQYDGRQVIGA is encoded by the coding sequence GTGGCTGTCCCGAAGCGCAGAACTTCCCGTGCAAACACCCATGCTCGTCGTTCGCAGTGGAAGACAACTGTCCCCACCTTGGCAACCTGCTCCAACCGCGCTTGCGGCGAGCTGAAGCCGCCGCATACCGCTTGCCCGACATGCGGGCAGTACGACGGTCGTCAGGTCATCGGGGCGTAA
- the coaD gene encoding pantetheine-phosphate adenylyltransferase, whose protein sequence is MRRAVCPGSFDPPTFGHLDIIGRSAGLFDELTVAVLVNPSKDGMFSVPERQELLHATTSEWKNITIDSFNGLLVDYCRTHSIDAIVKGLRAVSDFDYELQMAQMNKRLTGIDTLFMPTSPEFSFLSSSLVKQVARYGGDVSHLLPDVVHTAMQAKLA, encoded by the coding sequence ATGAGACGCGCCGTGTGTCCAGGGTCGTTTGACCCGCCCACGTTCGGACATTTGGACATCATTGGACGTAGCGCAGGACTTTTTGACGAACTGACCGTTGCGGTGTTGGTGAACCCCTCGAAAGACGGCATGTTTAGCGTCCCTGAACGCCAGGAACTATTGCACGCCACTACATCCGAGTGGAAAAACATCACCATTGATTCGTTCAACGGATTGCTGGTCGATTACTGCCGGACCCACAGCATTGATGCCATCGTTAAGGGACTCAGGGCGGTATCCGACTTCGACTACGAGCTGCAGATGGCGCAAATGAACAAGCGTTTGACGGGCATCGACACCCTGTTTATGCCGACGAGTCCAGAATTTTCGTTTCTCTCGTCATCGTTGGTGAAGCAGGTGGCCCGCTACGGCGGGGACGTTTCCCATTTGTTGCCCGATGTCGTCCACACCGCAATGCAGGCCAAACTCGCCTGA
- a CDS encoding DivIVA domain-containing protein → MYRVFEALDELVTIVEEARGLPMTASCVVPRGDVLDLLDDVRDAIPGEVDDAQDVLDHRDQMINEARATAEKTLSDSEASATRQVAEARAEAQETVASAREQAEATVSGAQAEANRRVEDATAAAEAIMARVQADADRTIQSGQDQHDNLVSRGHGEAERLVASGRATYERAIAEGRAEQARLVSQSEVVQAAHVESARILDAAHADVDRLRAECDSYVDGKLAGLEETLTKTLRTVGRGRTSLRSGSTADYRD, encoded by the coding sequence GTGTATCGGGTATTCGAAGCGCTCGATGAGCTAGTGACGATTGTCGAAGAGGCCCGCGGCCTGCCGATGACGGCGTCTTGCGTGGTGCCGCGGGGGGATGTTCTTGATCTCCTCGACGATGTCCGAGACGCGATTCCCGGTGAGGTGGACGACGCGCAGGACGTGCTCGACCACCGAGACCAGATGATCAACGAGGCACGCGCGACCGCTGAGAAGACTCTCAGCGACTCCGAAGCCAGTGCCACCCGGCAGGTTGCCGAAGCCAGAGCGGAGGCTCAGGAAACTGTTGCCAGCGCTCGCGAGCAAGCAGAGGCGACTGTCTCGGGCGCGCAGGCAGAAGCCAATCGTCGTGTCGAGGACGCCACCGCTGCAGCGGAGGCCATCATGGCGCGGGTGCAAGCTGACGCCGATCGCACCATTCAGTCTGGGCAGGATCAGCACGACAACTTGGTGTCCCGAGGACATGGGGAAGCTGAGCGTCTTGTTGCATCGGGACGCGCCACCTATGAGCGGGCAATCGCTGAAGGCCGCGCCGAACAAGCACGACTGGTGTCGCAATCCGAAGTGGTGCAGGCTGCGCATGTGGAGTCGGCGCGGATCTTGGACGCAGCCCATGCTGATGTAGATCGGTTGCGTGCAGAGTGCGATTCGTACGTGGACGGGAAGCTCGCCGGCCTTGAAGAAACACTCACCAAAACCCTCCGTACCGTGGGCCGTGGGCGAACGTCCCTGCGTTCGGGATCCACGGCCGACTATCGCGACTGA
- the rsmD gene encoding 16S rRNA (guanine(966)-N(2))-methyltransferase RsmD: MTRVVAGQWGGRTLATPEGPHTRPTSEKVRAAMANSLQAAGALAGANVLDLFAGSGGLGLELASRGAASVVLVDNDRAAVAAARANVEKLQATSVRVVPASAADYVATAVGTTKFDIVVADPPYPLTTQELAQILSILLERGLLNPGADLVVERPKRAGEMVWPDPMVGLRTKKYGDTLLCYGRAP; this comes from the coding sequence ATGACAAGAGTGGTAGCCGGGCAGTGGGGCGGCCGAACGCTAGCTACCCCGGAGGGCCCGCACACACGGCCGACTTCCGAAAAGGTAAGAGCTGCGATGGCAAATTCGCTCCAGGCGGCCGGGGCCTTGGCGGGCGCCAACGTGCTTGACCTGTTTGCAGGCTCTGGGGGGCTGGGGTTGGAACTCGCCTCGCGAGGAGCTGCGTCGGTCGTATTGGTAGATAATGATCGGGCGGCAGTGGCCGCTGCACGGGCGAATGTTGAGAAACTGCAAGCCACTTCGGTGCGAGTGGTGCCAGCGAGCGCCGCCGACTATGTGGCGACCGCCGTAGGCACCACCAAGTTCGACATAGTTGTCGCTGACCCGCCCTACCCGCTAACCACCCAGGAGCTCGCCCAGATTCTGTCCATCCTGCTGGAACGTGGCCTGCTCAACCCGGGGGCGGATTTGGTCGTGGAACGCCCGAAGCGGGCCGGTGAAATGGTCTGGCCTGACCCGATGGTGGGCCTCCGGACGAAAAAATACGGTGACACCCTGCTCTGCTACGGGCGGGCACCATGA